From the Deinococcus hopiensis KR-140 genome, one window contains:
- a CDS encoding CBS domain-containing protein gives IALMKMRQGQCRHLPVLQEGQLVGILSDRDLKEAWPSDSSAISSGELVQNVGKIKVKDVMTQTLITIDEETSIEETAVHLLKRNISALLVVNQRGHLTGIVTVKDLLRELVRLTSY, from the coding sequence CATTGCGCTGATGAAGATGCGGCAGGGCCAATGTCGTCATCTCCCCGTACTCCAAGAGGGTCAACTGGTGGGCATCTTGAGCGATCGTGATTTGAAAGAAGCGTGGCCCTCTGACAGTTCGGCAATATCATCCGGAGAACTGGTTCAAAACGTCGGGAAAATCAAGGTGAAAGACGTCATGACCCAAACGTTAATCACAATAGATGAAGAGACTTCCATAGAAGAGACGGCCGTGCATCTCCTCAAACGCAACATCAGTGCGCTGCTGGTGGTCAATCAGCGTGGTCACTTGACGGGCATCGTCACCGTCAAGGATCTGCTTCGCGAATTGGTCCGGCTCACCTCCTACTGA